Genomic window (bacterium):
AGCCGCGATGAGCCCACCGCTCAGGCCTTGGTGCGGCCGTTCTTCATGGTAATGCGCGACGTACTCGCGCACGAGCTCTCTGAGGTGCGCCTCGCCCAGTGGGATCACGCGGTCGAGGCATTCCTCCTTAATCGAACGGTTGAACCGCTCGACGAACGGATTCAGGTTCGGGCTGCGCCTGGGCAGGCGAATCGGCTCGATACCGGCACGCGCGAGACGTGCACGGAATTCCTGAGTGAAGACCGGATCGCGGTCCATGATCAGGTAGTGGTGCGGCAACAAGAACCCGTCCACGCCGTCGATCAGGTTGCGCAAGACTTGGAACATCCAGTCTTCGTAGGGCTCCTGGACGATGCCCGCGATCTG
Coding sequences:
- a CDS encoding transposase family protein codes for the protein MAQENVGWGYTRIRDVMRLLGHEIGRTTVQRILDEDGIEPAPERRKHLPWTTFLKAHWGAIAAMDFFKVEVLSLRGPVRYAVLVVMDLQSRRVQIAGIVQEPYEDWMFQVLRNLIDGVDGFLLPHHYLIMDRDPVFTQEFRARLARAGIEPIRLPRRSPNLNPFVERFNRSIKEECLDRVIPLGEAHLRELVREYVAHYHEERPHQGLSGGLIAA